The following are encoded together in the Gadus chalcogrammus isolate NIFS_2021 chromosome 2, NIFS_Gcha_1.0, whole genome shotgun sequence genome:
- the si:dkey-110g7.8 gene encoding GTPase IMAP family member 8 — translation MAAVPSESGDTGGRHPPERRLLLLGGRRAGKTSCANSVLGDQVFQAGTETTHSNVGQTEIYGRRVTVVDTPPWGVPGHVADAGGGGDDDDDDDDSESATDGDSGGGRHPRTAPASLDSEDPCMGAVLCPPGPHVILLVVSVSQPFKETQRRAAEDQLGALGGGTWRYSMVLFTGVDKLPKGTFVEEHIANTGEALQWLVERCGSRYHAFDNSKKDGDENTQVPELMEKVEEMITDNQGWYFEVNELILLEEEQARRALEEERMRMEEHARQRDQMIGGPPRELRLLLLGWKGVGKSSVGNTILGRRDFEVGQETEMCLRRQALVSGRRVTVVDTPGWDWFSVRRTPKRIRQESQRGAALLRPGPHTLLLVLPVVSSLTTRKRRTLLAHIEALFGERASLHTMVLFSCGDWLGRTPIEDHIQRGGRELHRLLEYCGNYYHVLDSKTPGKDSRSVSDLLDKIEEMVRENGDEAFLPVQSEWLSEDSSQSSDNTEPEDDCRGCQLQ, via the exons ATGGCTGCTGTGCCGTCCGAGTCCG GGGACACCGGAGGCCGCCACCCCCCCGAAcgacggctgctgctgctggggggccgGCGCGCCGGAAAGACCTCCTGCGCCAACAGCGTCCTGGGGGATCAGGTGTTCCAGGCCGGCACCGAGACCACCCACAGCAACGTTGGCCAGACGGAGATCTATGGCCGCCGCGTCACGGTGGTGGACACTCCTCCCTGGGGGGTCCCGGGCCACGTGGCGgacgccggcggcggcggtgacgacgacgacgacgacgacgacagcgAGAGCGCCACCGATGGCGACTCGGGGGGCGGGCGCCATCCGAGGACGGCGCCCGCCAGCCTGGACAGCGAGGACCCGTGCATGGGGGCCGTTCTGTGCCCCCCTGGACCCCACGTGATCCTGCTGGTGGTGTCGGTCTCGCAGCCCTTCAAGGAGACCCAGCGAAGGGCCGCCGAGGACCAGCTCGGGGCCCTGGGCGGAGGGACCTGGAGGTATTCCATGGTGCTGTTCACTGGGGTGGATAAGCTGCCCAAGGGGACCTTCGTGGAGGAGCACATCGCCAACACGGGGGAGGCTTTGCAGTGGCTGGTGGAGAGGTGCGGGAGCAG GTACCATGCCTTTGACAACAGCAAGAAGGACGGAGACGAGAACACGCAGGTGCCTGAGCtgatggagaaggtggaggagatgatCACTGACAATCAAG GCTGGTACTTTGAGGTGAACGAGCTGATTCtgctagaggaggagcaggccaggagagccctggaggaggagaggatgaggatggaaGAACacgccagacagagagaccagatGATAGGGGGACCGCCCCGAG agcTGCGACTTCTGCTGCTAGGGTGGAAGGGCGTGGGCAAGAGCTCGGTGGGGAACACCATCCTAGGCCGCCGGGACTTCGAGGTGGGTCAGGAGACGGAGATGTGCCTGCGTAGGCAAGCACTGGTCTCGGGCCGCCGGgtcaccgtggtggacaccccCGGCTGGGACTGGTTTTCCGTCCGGCGCACGCCCAAGCGCATCCGCCAGGAGTCCCAGCGGGGCGCGGCCCTGCTGCGCCCGGGTCCCCACaccctgctgctggtgctgcccgTCGTCTCGTCCCTCACCACCCGCAAGCGCCGCACGTTGCTGGCGCACATCGAGGCGCTGTTCGGCGAGCGGGCGTCCCTGCACACCATGGTGCTGTTTAGCTGCGGGGACTGGCTGGGACGCACGCCCATCGAGGACCACATCCAGCGGGGCGGGCGGGAGCTGCACCGCCTGCTGGAGTACTGCGGCAACTACTACCACGTGCTGGACAGCAAGACCCCCGGCAAGGACAGCCGCAGCGTGTCGGACCTGCTGGACAAGATCGAGGAGATGGTGCGGGAGAACGGCGATGAGGCCTTCCTCCCTGTGCAAAGCGAGTGGC TGAGCGAGGACAGTTCACAATCGTCAGACAACACAGAGCCCGAAGATGACTGTCGAGGGTGTCAGCTTCAGTGA